A window from Microcoleus sp. AS-A8 encodes these proteins:
- a CDS encoding succinate dehydrogenase/fumarate reductase iron-sulfur subunit: MQVCFKILRQTQNSSPEFQTYTLDVEEGNTILDCLNRIKWEQDGSLAFRKNCRNTICGSCSMRINGRSALACKENVGAELKRLPTNGSSEIPEITIAPMGNMPVVKDLVVDMRSFWDNLEAVDPYVSTGARAIPEREFLQTPEERSRLDQMGNCILCGACYSECNAREVNSDFVGPHALAKAQRMVADSRDAQKESRLEKYNEGTKGVWGCTRCLMCNAVCPMEVAPMDQIGKIKQEILERKDDQASRQIRHRKTLIDLVKRGGWVDERMFGIQVVGNSFRDIQGLLSLGPLGVRMIARRKFPLGFDRSEGTEQVRSLIESVQNFEAETSKEEAASKS; the protein is encoded by the coding sequence ATGCAAGTTTGTTTTAAAATACTTCGACAGACCCAAAACTCCTCCCCAGAATTCCAGACTTATACCTTGGATGTGGAGGAAGGAAATACGATTCTCGATTGTCTGAATCGTATCAAGTGGGAACAAGATGGAAGCCTTGCTTTTCGCAAGAATTGTCGCAATACAATTTGTGGCAGTTGCAGTATGCGAATCAATGGTCGCTCGGCTTTGGCTTGTAAAGAAAATGTAGGCGCTGAACTAAAGAGGTTACCAACAAACGGCTCATCTGAGATACCGGAAATTACGATTGCTCCCATGGGTAATATGCCGGTGGTTAAGGATTTAGTCGTAGATATGCGTAGCTTCTGGGATAACTTGGAAGCCGTTGATCCCTACGTCAGCACGGGAGCTAGGGCAATTCCTGAACGAGAGTTTTTGCAGACCCCTGAAGAGCGATCGCGCTTAGATCAGATGGGCAACTGTATCCTATGTGGTGCCTGTTATTCGGAATGCAATGCCCGCGAAGTTAACTCAGATTTTGTTGGGCCTCATGCCTTAGCTAAAGCACAGCGAATGGTGGCAGATTCTCGCGACGCCCAAAAAGAAAGTCGCCTGGAAAAATACAACGAAGGAACTAAAGGGGTGTGGGGTTGCACCCGCTGTTTAATGTGTAATGCGGTTTGCCCGATGGAGGTGGCTCCGATGGATCAAATCGGTAAAATTAAACAGGAAATCCTAGAACGTAAAGACGACCAAGCTAGCCGCCAGATCCGTCACCGTAAGACACTAATAGATTTAGTGAAACGAGGAGGTTGGGTCGATGAGCGGATGTTTGGCATTCAAGTCGTTGGCAATTCGTTCCGAGATATTCAGGGTTTACTGAGTTTAGGACCCTTGGGAGTACGGATGATCGCACGCAGGAAATTCCCCTTAGGGTTCGATCGCTCCGAGGGAACAGAACAAGTGCGATCCCTGATTGAATCGGTACAGAATTTTGAGGCAGAAACATCTAAGGAGGAAGCGGCATCCAAATCATGA
- a CDS encoding CPBP family intramembrane metalloprotease, with protein MAIFEQAANHGLMSLVTSSALVKVAAFFIAWVALWLPLAIPIATLLKWHPLKPLAAEQKLPLLAALYLIAPPLLWGACWVEGVSFSNYGLDWKLAVLSSLGKGLGLAILSLIIVFMGQWLLGWIEWHHQNWQRLGKVLLPILFLGLWIGVTEELVFRGLLLNELQQDYSIWVAAAISSVIFALLHLIWEQQNTLPQLPGLWFMGMVLVLARSVDGGSLGLAWGLHAGWIWGLTCLDSAELISYTGKGPIWMTGLGENPLAGVAGFLCLLGVGTLLLFLLPDASWNFRFWMRNLSLLSLM; from the coding sequence ATGGCTATATTTGAGCAGGCAGCTAATCACGGGTTGATGTCTCTGGTAACATCATCAGCTCTGGTAAAAGTAGCGGCTTTTTTCATCGCTTGGGTCGCTTTGTGGCTGCCTTTGGCAATTCCTATCGCTACACTCCTAAAATGGCATCCTCTTAAGCCTTTGGCAGCAGAGCAAAAGCTGCCATTACTCGCTGCACTTTACCTAATTGCCCCCCCTCTTTTATGGGGGGCCTGTTGGGTAGAGGGGGTGTCTTTTTCTAATTATGGCTTGGACTGGAAATTAGCTGTTTTAAGTTCACTAGGGAAAGGATTAGGCTTAGCGATTCTAAGCTTAATCATTGTTTTTATGGGGCAGTGGTTACTCGGTTGGATCGAGTGGCATCACCAAAATTGGCAGCGCTTAGGAAAGGTTTTACTACCAATACTGTTTTTGGGATTGTGGATTGGGGTTACAGAAGAGTTAGTCTTTCGTGGCTTGTTACTCAATGAACTACAACAGGATTACTCCATCTGGGTAGCCGCTGCAATTTCTAGCGTAATTTTTGCCTTATTACACCTAATTTGGGAACAGCAAAATACATTGCCTCAACTACCGGGACTGTGGTTTATGGGAATGGTATTAGTACTAGCTCGTTCGGTAGATGGCGGTAGTTTAGGCTTAGCATGGGGGCTTCATGCTGGGTGGATTTGGGGCTTAACATGCCTGGATTCTGCTGAATTAATTTCTTACACAGGTAAAGGCCCAATCTGGATGACCGGTTTGGGGGAAAACCCCTTAGCTGGGGTCGCTGGTTTTCTTTGTTTACTGGGAGTAGGTACCTTACTATTATTTCTCTTGCCTGACGCCTCATGGAATTTTAGATTTTGGATGAGAAATCTCAGCTTGTTAAGCCTAATGTGA
- the holA gene encoding DNA polymerase III subunit delta, translating into MPIYLYWGEDDFTLTQAVNQLRESVLDPNWASFNYDKIPPDQPDAIIQGLNQAMTPPFGMGKRLVWLVETTVCQQCSENLLAELERTLPLIPEESILLLTTHNRPDGRLKSTKLLQKYSVIQEFSLIPPWKTEELVQRVHSCSKDVGVQLTPDAATLLAESVGNDTRQLFNELTKLQLYVGDLGQPLDEKTVASLVTANTQNSLQLATALLHGDGAKALGLVTDLINRNEPALKIVATLIGQFRTWLWVRLMMSEGERDQKAIATAAEVGNPKRIYFLTKEVQSLSLNQLTSTLRVLLELEFELKRGGEPLATLQTKVIELCLVCQN; encoded by the coding sequence ATGCCAATTTACCTCTACTGGGGAGAAGATGACTTTACCCTGACACAAGCTGTAAACCAACTGCGTGAGTCAGTCCTCGACCCCAACTGGGCTAGTTTTAACTATGACAAAATTCCCCCCGATCAACCAGATGCTATTATCCAAGGGCTAAATCAAGCGATGACTCCGCCTTTTGGCATGGGTAAGCGTCTAGTCTGGTTAGTAGAGACAACCGTGTGCCAGCAATGTTCAGAAAATTTGCTGGCAGAACTAGAGCGTACTCTACCTTTGATTCCAGAAGAGTCTATTTTGTTACTGACAACGCACAATCGACCTGATGGGCGTCTTAAATCAACTAAACTGCTGCAAAAGTATAGCGTAATCCAGGAGTTTTCTCTCATCCCCCCTTGGAAAACAGAAGAACTGGTGCAGCGCGTACACTCCTGTTCTAAAGACGTTGGCGTTCAACTGACCCCCGATGCTGCCACACTCTTAGCCGAGTCAGTGGGTAACGACACTCGACAGCTATTCAACGAACTGACAAAATTGCAACTTTATGTCGGCGATTTAGGCCAACCTTTAGATGAAAAAACCGTTGCTAGCTTAGTGACAGCCAATACACAAAACAGCTTGCAACTCGCCACAGCGCTGCTTCACGGAGATGGGGCTAAAGCGTTAGGATTGGTGACTGACTTGATCAATAGAAACGAACCCGCGTTGAAGATTGTCGCTACCTTAATCGGGCAGTTTCGGACTTGGCTATGGGTACGGTTGATGATGAGTGAGGGGGAACGCGACCAAAAAGCGATCGCGACGGCGGCTGAGGTGGGGAACCCTAAACGCATTTATTTTCTCACAAAAGAAGTTCAGTCCCTTTCCCTAAATCAACTGACTTCAACGTTGCGGGTGCTACTGGAGTTAGAGTTCGAGCTTAAAAGAGGTGGCGAACCATTGGCAACCCTGCAAACGAAGGTAATAGAACTTTGCCTAGTTTGTCAAAATTAG
- a CDS encoding chlorophyll a/b-binding protein, giving the protein MTSEITPTPESSKESLNQPEPAFGWTPYAEQINGRFAMIAFVGLLILELLTGQGLLTWLGLLD; this is encoded by the coding sequence ATGACTTCTGAAATAACCCCTACTCCCGAATCTTCAAAAGAATCTTTGAACCAACCTGAACCCGCTTTTGGTTGGACACCCTACGCTGAGCAAATCAATGGTCGGTTTGCCATGATTGCCTTTGTCGGTTTATTGATACTGGAATTGCTCACAGGTCAAGGTCTACTGACTTGGTTAGGTCTGCTTGATTGA
- a CDS encoding AbrB family transcriptional regulator — protein MTETQTAPLTGKALLQKVKELSHLPRRETAKRCGYYTVTKNDQTRVNLTDFYDAVLAAKGVPLDPEGTKDGRGREPTYRVSVHKNGQIVIGATYTQAMGLKPGDEFEIKLGYKHIHLKQVDGDTSRVDDQELATADV, from the coding sequence ATGACAGAAACCCAAACTGCTCCACTTACAGGGAAAGCCTTGCTTCAAAAAGTAAAAGAGCTTTCTCACTTGCCCCGGCGAGAAACAGCAAAACGCTGTGGCTATTACACCGTAACTAAAAACGACCAAACCCGCGTCAATTTAACAGATTTTTATGATGCGGTGCTTGCGGCTAAGGGTGTTCCTCTTGATCCAGAGGGAACAAAAGATGGTCGTGGTCGGGAGCCGACCTATCGGGTGAGCGTCCATAAAAACGGTCAAATTGTGATTGGTGCCACCTATACTCAGGCAATGGGATTAAAGCCGGGTGATGAGTTTGAAATTAAACTGGGCTACAAGCATATCCATCTAAAACAGGTGGATGGTGATACAAGCCGGGTTGATGATCAAGAACTGGCAACCGCCGATGTGTAA
- the cbiE gene encoding precorrin-6y C5,15-methyltransferase (decarboxylating) subunit CbiE, with protein sequence MTEVHVVGIGLDGAAGLTDTVRQVVEQATLLVGSDRLLSYFPSHPASRLVLGDFIQTIREIRAQLAVADTNSCIVILATGDPLFFGLGRLLLEELPREQLTFHPHTSSVQLAFNRIKVPWQDARAISIHGRSMEPLTVALQQGVDKIAILTDGTNTPNAIARLLVALDLSNRYEFWVCENLEGSDERVQCLSVDDLSHKTFAPLNVVVLLRKSEPGEQLLDVNSLPVMGLPDEIFLSFSDRPGLITKREVRLLILGEMALKPGLTIWDIGAGTGSVSIEMARLSGTSQIYAIEKTAIGSTLIEQNCQRLQVKNVTSIHGNAPGIFQHLPAPQRVFIGGSGGNLTAILDTCNVRLVPGGIVVLALATLEHLNTALDWFNSRHWQYRLLQVQISRSVPVGELTRFNPLNPVTILTATRPLEE encoded by the coding sequence ATGACAGAAGTACACGTTGTTGGTATTGGTTTGGATGGGGCAGCGGGATTGACGGATACCGTGCGGCAGGTTGTGGAACAGGCAACTTTATTAGTGGGGAGCGATCGCCTTTTAAGCTATTTCCCCAGCCACCCCGCTTCACGCCTGGTACTGGGAGATTTTATCCAGACGATTCGAGAGATACGCGCCCAACTAGCGGTAGCTGACACCAACAGTTGTATTGTCATCCTCGCGACGGGAGATCCACTTTTTTTTGGCTTAGGACGACTGTTATTAGAAGAACTGCCACGAGAGCAACTCACGTTTCATCCCCATACCAGTTCAGTTCAACTCGCCTTCAATCGAATTAAAGTGCCTTGGCAGGATGCCCGTGCCATTAGTATTCACGGACGTTCGATGGAGCCGTTGACGGTGGCGCTACAGCAGGGGGTTGACAAAATTGCCATACTGACTGATGGGACAAATACGCCTAATGCGATCGCGCGTTTGTTAGTGGCTTTAGATTTATCCAACCGCTACGAGTTCTGGGTGTGTGAAAACCTGGAAGGTAGTGATGAGCGGGTTCAGTGTCTATCGGTGGATGATTTATCACACAAGACGTTCGCACCGCTCAATGTGGTTGTATTACTGCGTAAGTCAGAGCCAGGGGAACAACTCCTCGATGTAAACTCCCTGCCGGTGATGGGATTACCGGACGAGATATTTCTGAGTTTTAGCGATCGCCCCGGTTTGATCACGAAGCGTGAAGTACGGCTGCTCATTTTGGGAGAAATGGCACTAAAACCAGGGTTAACCATCTGGGATATTGGTGCAGGTACGGGTTCGGTTTCGATTGAGATGGCTCGCTTGTCGGGGACATCTCAGATATATGCGATTGAGAAAACGGCGATCGGAAGTACTTTAATTGAACAGAACTGCCAACGCCTCCAGGTGAAAAATGTTACCTCAATTCACGGCAATGCACCGGGGATTTTTCAGCATCTTCCAGCACCCCAGCGCGTTTTTATTGGCGGTAGTGGCGGCAACTTAACTGCCATTCTCGATACCTGTAACGTCCGGTTGGTTCCCGGCGGCATTGTGGTACTCGCTTTAGCCACCTTGGAACATCTCAACACCGCTCTCGACTGGTTCAACTCTCGTCACTGGCAGTATCGATTATTACAAGTACAGATATCGCGATCAGTACCGGTGGGAGAGTTGACTCGTTTTAATCCGCTTAACCCGGTGACAATTCTGACAGCAACTCGTCCACTTGAAGAGTGA
- a CDS encoding serine/threonine protein kinase: MICCLNPACQNPPSPNGTKFCSNCGTPLLLLGHYRPLRRLGSGGFSTTYLAEDVDKFNELGVIKQFAPNVQGSWVLQKATELFEQEARRLQQLGQHPQIPTLLAYFEQDNCLYLVQEYIEGQNLRDELQQQRAFSEQKIRELLLDVLGILKAVHQQNVIHRDIKPDNIIRRSPQLPLQSRANSSQSSLYQGGARGGQWVLIDFGASKQLSATVTAKPGTKIGTFGYAPPEQMEDREAYPASDLYSLGATCFHLLTGIEPWELWKKQGYGWINNWRQHLGQPVSQELGRILDKLLQEDYQQRYPSAEEVLQDLNPQPPLPVAPTVVSPRQPSPPPPAVAPTVVSPRQPSPAPVASTKQQANVKKPLLVGGVILLLGLGGYGYWQSHPRKIGVSPDSSQPTTNPTKALAYENLALDKTLAGHPNWVGSLAITPDGQTLVSGGWGQIINIWNLQTGELKTTLTGHSSDVNCLAISPDGQTLVSGSRDKTIKMWNLQTGELKTTLTGHSYGVESLAITPDGQTLVSGSRDSTIKMWNLQTGELKTTLTGHSNGVESLAISPDGRTLVSGSGDNTIKIWNLQTGELKTTLTGHSNGVESLAITPDGQTLVSGSGDTTIKIWNLQTGELKTTLTGYSYVVSSLAITPDGRTLVSGSRDNTIKIWNLQTGELKTTLTGHFDWVFSLAITPDGQTLVSGSGDNTIKIWRMYRPNLNKGRSVN; encoded by the coding sequence ATGATCTGCTGCCTCAATCCTGCTTGCCAAAATCCTCCCTCTCCTAATGGCACAAAGTTTTGCTCTAACTGCGGAACCCCACTGCTGCTGCTAGGACACTATCGCCCGCTCCGGCGACTGGGGAGCGGGGGATTTAGTACCACCTATCTCGCTGAAGATGTAGATAAGTTTAATGAGCTAGGTGTCATCAAGCAATTTGCACCAAATGTCCAGGGCAGTTGGGTACTCCAGAAGGCAACGGAACTATTTGAGCAAGAGGCAAGGCGACTGCAACAACTGGGGCAACATCCACAGATTCCGACACTGTTGGCTTACTTTGAGCAAGATAATTGCTTGTATCTGGTGCAGGAGTATATCGAGGGGCAAAATTTACGGGATGAATTACAACAGCAGAGAGCATTCAGCGAACAAAAGATTCGGGAATTGTTACTCGATGTGTTGGGCATCCTCAAAGCTGTCCATCAGCAGAATGTGATTCACCGAGATATCAAGCCAGACAATATTATTCGTCGATCCCCCCAACTCCCCTTACAAAGCAGGGCAAATTCCTCTCAATCTTCCCTTTACCAAGGGGGGGCAAGGGGAGGGCAGTGGGTGTTAATTGATTTTGGTGCGTCTAAGCAGTTGAGTGCAACCGTTACGGCTAAACCCGGAACAAAAATCGGCACGTTTGGGTATGCGCCGCCGGAACAGATGGAGGATCGTGAGGCGTATCCGGCGAGTGACTTATACAGTCTGGGTGCAACTTGCTTTCATCTTCTGACTGGCATTGAACCTTGGGAACTTTGGAAGAAACAAGGATACGGCTGGATTAACAACTGGCGGCAGCATTTGGGGCAACCTGTGAGTCAAGAGTTAGGGCGTATTCTGGATAAGCTGCTGCAAGAAGACTACCAGCAGCGTTATCCGTCAGCCGAGGAAGTTTTACAAGACTTGAATCCTCAGCCACCGCTTCCCGTAGCTCCCACAGTGGTTTCACCTCGTCAACCCTCGCCACCACCGCCTGCCGTAGCTCCCACAGTGGTTTCACCTCGTCAACCCTCACCAGCGCCTGTAGCTTCAACGAAACAGCAAGCCAACGTCAAAAAACCATTGCTAGTAGGTGGCGTTATCCTGTTGTTGGGGTTGGGAGGATATGGGTATTGGCAATCTCACCCTCGTAAAATTGGTGTTTCCCCTGACTCCAGTCAGCCGACTACTAACCCAACCAAAGCTCTCGCTTATGAGAACCTGGCGCTAGACAAAACCCTCGCTGGGCATCCCAACTGGGTTGGTTCCCTAGCCATAACGCCGGATGGACAGACTCTGGTGAGTGGGGGTTGGGGCCAGATTATCAACATTTGGAATCTGCAAACGGGTGAGTTGAAAACTACCCTCACCGGGCATTCCAGCGACGTTAATTGCCTAGCCATTAGTCCGGATGGACAAACTCTGGTGAGTGGGAGCCGGGACAAAACTATCAAGATGTGGAATCTGCAAACGGGTGAGTTGAAAACTACCCTCACCGGGCATTCCTATGGGGTTGAATCCCTAGCCATAACGCCGGATGGACAGACTCTGGTGAGTGGGAGTCGTGACAGCACTATCAAGATGTGGAATCTGCAAACGGGTGAGTTGAAAACTACCCTCACCGGGCATTCCAACGGAGTTGAATCCCTAGCCATTAGTCCGGATGGACGGACTCTGGTGAGTGGGAGTGGTGACAACACTATCAAGATTTGGAATCTGCAAACGGGTGAGTTGAAAACTACCCTCACCGGGCATTCCAACGGAGTTGAATCCCTAGCCATAACGCCAGATGGACAAACTCTGGTAAGTGGGAGTGGTGACACAACTATCAAGATTTGGAATCTGCAAACGGGTGAGTTGAAAACTACCCTCACCGGGTATTCCTACGTGGTTAGTTCCCTAGCCATAACGCCGGATGGACGAACTCTGGTGAGTGGGAGTCGTGACAACACTATCAAGATTTGGAATCTGCAAACGGGTGAGTTGAAAACTACCCTCACGGGGCATTTTGACTGGGTTTTCTCCCTCGCCATAACGCCGGATGGACAAACTCTGGTGAGTGGGAGTGGTGACAACACTATCAAGATTTGGCGGATGTATCGACCTAATTTGAATAAAGGCAGGAGTGTTAACTAG
- a CDS encoding DUF1868 domain-containing protein codes for MDETFQTYLNRVARLTLPVTYKSQLQHIQESPKFKPLPDGSRQAVPFPGYSVVTPPWEEESESSAFYTPLQVLQKKLLQELDPGLIVLVPPESFHLTLADLIWDSAFRHRESENPKFEEQLQVRIEESFQQYQKLLSSGTPICWQLLGIMVRPRAIAVCLAPQDEDSYKRMLDFRRSIYQNSGLIALGIEQQYHFTAHITLGYFGEISPELDRDRLADKLSKLSQEALEEQSAPLCARRVELRKFDDMVRYYRKPDWPILEF; via the coding sequence TTGGACGAGACTTTTCAAACATATTTAAATCGGGTGGCACGGCTGACGCTGCCAGTAACGTATAAGTCCCAGTTGCAACATATTCAGGAGTCACCCAAGTTTAAGCCTCTCCCAGACGGCAGCAGACAGGCGGTACCTTTTCCAGGGTACTCAGTGGTTACTCCTCCCTGGGAGGAAGAGTCGGAGAGTTCTGCATTCTATACTCCCTTACAAGTGCTGCAAAAAAAGCTGTTGCAGGAACTAGACCCGGGTTTAATCGTACTGGTACCTCCTGAGAGCTTTCATTTAACTCTGGCGGATTTAATTTGGGATAGTGCCTTCCGCCATCGGGAGAGTGAAAATCCCAAGTTTGAGGAGCAACTACAGGTTCGCATCGAGGAAAGTTTTCAACAGTATCAGAAGTTACTCAGTAGCGGTACCCCGATTTGTTGGCAGCTTTTAGGAATAATGGTTCGCCCTCGTGCTATCGCCGTATGTTTGGCACCCCAGGACGAAGACTCTTACAAACGAATGTTGGATTTTCGCCGTTCTATCTATCAAAATTCAGGTCTCATTGCCTTAGGCATTGAGCAGCAATATCACTTTACTGCTCACATTACTCTGGGATATTTTGGTGAAATCTCACCAGAATTAGATCGTGATCGCCTGGCTGATAAGCTATCAAAATTAAGTCAGGAAGCGCTTGAAGAGCAATCAGCACCCCTGTGTGCTCGGCGGGTAGAATTGCGGAAATTTGACGATATGGTGCGCTACTATCGTAAACCTGACTGGCCGATTTTAGAGTTCTAA
- a CDS encoding cobalt-precorrin-8X methylmutase — MNLPIHPIMEQSFAVIDREIGKHNFNPAEYAIVRRIIHSTADFEFAQLIQFSEGAIASAIQAIPQQTPIITDVGMVKQGVAGMIAKTFGNPLIAAVEQVSEALPGKTRTETGLIQCFEQYPGAIYVIGNAPTALLALCAQLPSSPIQPALVIGVPVGFISVIESKEALAQTSVPQIRVEGRKGGSPVAAAILNALMVLAWEQKDEM; from the coding sequence ATGAACTTGCCCATCCATCCGATAATGGAGCAAAGTTTTGCCGTCATTGACCGAGAAATTGGCAAACACAACTTTAACCCTGCTGAGTATGCCATTGTCAGGCGAATTATTCACAGTACGGCTGATTTTGAATTTGCCCAATTGATTCAATTTAGTGAGGGTGCGATCGCATCTGCCATCCAGGCTATCCCACAGCAAACACCGATTATCACCGATGTCGGCATGGTGAAACAGGGCGTCGCCGGAATGATAGCGAAAACCTTTGGCAACCCCCTGATTGCCGCCGTGGAACAGGTATCAGAAGCACTACCGGGAAAGACTCGCACAGAAACCGGATTAATCCAATGCTTTGAGCAATATCCAGGCGCGATTTATGTGATTGGCAATGCCCCTACTGCCCTCCTCGCCTTGTGTGCTCAGCTTCCCAGTTCACCGATTCAACCGGCTTTAGTAATTGGTGTACCCGTTGGCTTCATCTCGGTTATCGAATCCAAGGAAGCTTTAGCACAAACATCAGTGCCTCAGATTCGTGTTGAGGGACGTAAAGGCGGTTCACCCGTTGCGGCTGCCATCCTTAATGCTTTAATGGTTTTGGCTTGGGAACAGAAAGATGAGATGTGA
- a CDS encoding trypsin-like peptidase domain-containing protein, producing the protein MSTRRLRIATPGMIAAAAAIGATTLTVIAPVDFLSLSLQSNRAFAQDVDEQINIRVYQRASPAVVSIDTDDGAGSGSIISPDGLVLTNAHVVDNAPTVEVTLTDGRKFLADVVGFGANGLDLAVVKIRGANNLPTITLAGSAVQVGQRAFAIGNPFGRFQGTFTTGIVSRIDQERGLIQTDAAINPGNSGGPLLNSQGELIGVNTAIFTDSRRGGNIGIGFAIALERVQPFLAAVRSGSAPRTTQRQGPDPGRNAPQPLALNGSVTTGSLGRGSSVLPVDNSFFDLYTFEGNAGQRIQLDMASEEIDSYLILIDPNGNEVAQDDDSGGGSNARIVATLPVDGTYLLMANSFEAGQAGAYQLRAQGATVWSPNAASQERFVLRQQGILGPGSFVLPSDGSLFKVHTFEGRAGQSVTINLASPDFKTYLALLDPRGESIGENDQVNQNDNNSRLTVTLPQTGIYRVIVNAYDKRGSGRYLLTIR; encoded by the coding sequence ATGAGTACCCGACGCCTGCGTATCGCCACACCAGGAATGATTGCTGCCGCAGCGGCTATCGGTGCTACGACCCTAACTGTAATCGCTCCTGTTGACTTCCTCAGTCTATCCTTACAGTCAAACCGTGCCTTTGCTCAAGATGTTGACGAGCAAATCAATATTCGAGTGTATCAAAGGGCAAGCCCAGCCGTCGTTTCCATCGATACCGATGACGGTGCAGGAAGTGGCAGTATTATTAGCCCAGATGGGTTAGTTTTAACCAATGCCCACGTTGTGGACAATGCACCTACTGTCGAGGTGACGTTAACCGACGGTCGAAAGTTTTTAGCTGATGTTGTTGGTTTTGGCGCGAATGGTCTTGACCTGGCTGTTGTGAAAATTCGAGGAGCGAACAATTTACCAACGATTACCTTGGCTGGTAGCGCCGTACAAGTGGGTCAGAGGGCATTTGCGATTGGTAATCCCTTTGGTCGATTTCAGGGAACCTTCACGACGGGGATTGTTAGTCGTATCGATCAAGAACGTGGCTTGATTCAAACCGATGCCGCCATTAATCCCGGTAATTCTGGAGGACCCCTTCTGAATAGCCAGGGTGAATTGATAGGTGTGAATACGGCAATTTTTACTGATAGTCGTAGGGGTGGCAATATTGGGATTGGTTTTGCGATCGCTCTTGAGAGAGTACAACCTTTCCTAGCGGCGGTGCGCTCCGGAAGTGCTCCCCGGACAACTCAACGCCAAGGGCCAGACCCTGGTAGGAATGCTCCTCAACCCCTAGCTCTTAATGGCTCTGTGACTACAGGCTCTCTGGGGCGGGGCAGCAGTGTGTTGCCCGTGGATAATAGCTTCTTTGACCTCTATACCTTTGAAGGGAATGCTGGTCAGCGTATCCAACTTGACATGGCCAGCGAAGAAATCGACTCTTATTTAATTTTGATTGATCCCAATGGGAATGAGGTGGCTCAAGACGATGATAGTGGGGGTGGGTCGAATGCTCGCATCGTCGCCACCTTACCCGTTGATGGTACCTACCTCTTGATGGCAAACTCTTTTGAGGCAGGACAAGCGGGGGCTTATCAATTACGCGCTCAGGGGGCGACTGTCTGGAGTCCCAATGCCGCTAGTCAGGAACGTTTCGTCTTACGGCAACAAGGTATTCTTGGCCCTGGTTCGTTTGTGTTGCCTTCAGATGGCAGTTTGTTCAAAGTCCACACCTTTGAAGGCCGTGCGGGTCAGTCAGTGACAATTAACTTAGCGAGTCCAGATTTTAAAACGTATTTGGCACTGCTTGATCCCAGGGGTGAGTCCATTGGCGAAAATGATCAGGTCAACCAGAACGATAATAATTCCAGGCTGACAGTTACCTTGCCCCAGACTGGCATTTATCGGGTGATTGTTAATGCTTATGACAAGAGGGGGAGCGGTCGCTACCTTTTGACAATCAGGTAG
- a CDS encoding Uma2 family endonuclease — MLNPTIAIPQTFKVTHEQFQQIAAVNPDLRLERTATGELIVMPPTGSETGKHNQDLSGQLWLWNRQTKLGAVFDSSTGFHLPNGADRSPDASWVKLERWQALTPKEREGFAPLCPDFVVELRSQSDNMEPLRDKMREYMANGASLGWLIDRKNRKVEIYRLGLDVEILDNPTTLSGEDVLPGFVLDLTEVWQ; from the coding sequence ATGCTCAACCCCACCATTGCCATTCCCCAAACCTTCAAAGTAACTCATGAGCAGTTCCAGCAAATTGCCGCCGTTAACCCTGACTTAAGGCTCGAAAGAACGGCTACAGGAGAATTAATCGTCATGCCCCCGACTGGAAGCGAAACAGGCAAACATAATCAAGACTTATCAGGACAACTCTGGCTATGGAACCGCCAAACTAAGCTAGGGGCAGTATTTGACTCTTCTACCGGATTTCATCTACCCAATGGTGCTGACCGCTCTCCGGATGCCTCCTGGGTTAAATTAGAACGATGGCAAGCTCTCACACCCAAAGAACGAGAAGGGTTTGCTCCCCTATGTCCAGATTTTGTTGTAGAACTTCGTTCCCAGTCTGACAACATGGAACCCTTGCGGGACAAAATGCGGGAATACATGGCAAATGGAGCCAGTTTAGGCTGGTTAATTGACAGAAAGAATCGGAAAGTTGAGATATATAGACTTGGTCTGGATGTGGAAATATTAGATAATCCCACCACCTTATCAGGGGAAGATGTGTTACCGGGATTTGTCTTAGATTTGACCGAAGTTTGGCAGTGA